The following proteins come from a genomic window of Ornithinimicrobium cryptoxanthini:
- the glsA gene encoding glutaminase A has protein sequence MPESLADYLSRTLDAVRDATGGEVFDVPRALATADPELLAAAVCSVEGEVHTAGDADHEFTIQSVSKSFVYALALEQHGVDKVLEHVDVEPSGEAYNVISVEPESNRPRNPMINAGALTTHALVNGPGADAEERLETILECFSVMAGHQLHVDEEAARDELAQADRNRAIAYMLRAEGVMPDQAEDVVRGYTRQCSILVSARDLAVMAATLANGGVQPVTGERVHSLESARQTLSVMTTCGMYDSAGDWMSEVGIPAKSGVAGSIMGALPGRAGLAAYSPRLDRHGASVRGQLAFEHLSDELGLHLLDDPRRKEARWEQLKEQDPEPAPEGHEARA, from the coding sequence ATGCCTGAATCTCTTGCTGACTATCTGAGCCGCACGCTCGACGCCGTCCGGGACGCCACCGGTGGCGAGGTCTTTGACGTGCCCAGGGCGTTGGCCACCGCAGACCCGGAGCTGCTCGCGGCCGCCGTCTGCTCGGTCGAGGGAGAGGTGCACACTGCCGGTGACGCGGACCATGAGTTCACCATCCAGTCCGTCTCCAAGTCCTTCGTCTATGCCCTCGCCCTGGAGCAGCACGGCGTCGACAAGGTGCTGGAGCACGTCGACGTCGAACCCTCCGGAGAGGCCTACAACGTCATCTCGGTCGAGCCGGAGTCCAACCGGCCCCGCAACCCGATGATCAACGCCGGGGCCCTGACCACGCACGCCCTGGTCAACGGACCCGGCGCCGACGCCGAGGAGCGGCTCGAGACGATCCTCGAGTGCTTCTCGGTGATGGCCGGACACCAGCTGCACGTCGATGAGGAGGCAGCCCGTGACGAGCTCGCCCAGGCTGACCGCAACCGTGCGATCGCCTACATGCTGCGGGCCGAGGGTGTCATGCCCGACCAGGCGGAGGACGTCGTGCGCGGCTACACCCGCCAGTGCTCGATCCTGGTCAGCGCCCGCGACCTGGCGGTCATGGCCGCGACCCTGGCCAACGGGGGCGTCCAGCCGGTGACCGGTGAGCGGGTCCACAGCCTCGAGTCGGCCAGGCAGACGTTGAGCGTGATGACCACCTGCGGGATGTATGACTCCGCTGGTGACTGGATGTCGGAGGTGGGGATCCCCGCCAAGAGCGGCGTGGCGGGCTCCATCATGGGTGCGCTGCCAGGGCGGGCCGGGCTCGCGGCATACTCACCGCGCCTGGACCGACACGGCGCCAGCGTCCGCGGCCAGCTGGCGTTCGAGCACCTCAGCGACGAGCTGGGACTGCACCTGCTCGACGACCCGCGGCGCAAGGAGGCACGGTGGGAGCAGCTCAAGGAGCAGGATCCTGAGCCGGCCCCGGAGGGGCACGAGGCCCGCGCCTGA
- a CDS encoding WS/DGAT domain-containing protein → MARRIAAQDLTWLLMDRPHNLMHVNGLVGFDELPDFEVVVDLVMGRMVRRYRTLSQVPVQRDGAWFWEDDDDFDIRQHVRRVVLEDGSEEALRAHVSREFSRPFDQTRPLWEMQLLSGPPDAGQGGYVYGRFHHGLGDGIRLVQLMIGVCDPVDGALPRTVGRTTGEHRHPLERVAQAVEDSVAGTVDYVGQAGRVATRAGRTLLFTTNPLQLAHHVGDALSVARHPVRLMDALTGIASLDNELTNSWRELARMLLSDGSDAAAWSGTPGVEKSVAWIDGVPLDGLKKAARDHGGTLNDLLIAAVSLALTDYLAGRGVEHVQELSWMMPVSLQPIDSTLPPRLGNHFVVVMLAMPLGIRDPRTLVREVHERTSRLKHSAEPLVAFGFQRAIAETPVTVARRLTDFFSGKTIGQLSNVPGPRVQLSMGSAGVRSILGWVPTTGDQPLGICLFSYAGTVSVGVATDARMVPDPWHLVELIKRHLTGLAEPVDAIGEDVTR, encoded by the coding sequence ATGGCGAGGCGGATAGCAGCACAGGACCTCACCTGGCTGCTCATGGACCGGCCCCACAATCTGATGCACGTCAACGGTCTCGTCGGCTTTGACGAGCTGCCCGACTTCGAGGTCGTCGTCGACCTGGTCATGGGACGCATGGTGCGTCGGTATCGCACGCTGTCCCAGGTGCCGGTGCAGCGCGACGGCGCCTGGTTCTGGGAGGACGACGACGACTTCGACATCCGCCAGCACGTCCGTCGGGTGGTGCTTGAGGACGGGAGCGAGGAGGCGCTGAGAGCGCATGTGTCACGCGAGTTCTCCCGGCCCTTCGACCAGACCCGACCCCTCTGGGAGATGCAGCTGCTGTCCGGTCCTCCCGACGCGGGACAGGGCGGCTATGTCTATGGCCGGTTCCACCACGGTCTCGGCGACGGGATCCGGCTGGTCCAGCTGATGATCGGGGTGTGCGACCCGGTCGACGGGGCGCTGCCCCGCACGGTGGGGCGCACCACCGGCGAGCACCGGCACCCGCTTGAGCGGGTGGCCCAGGCCGTCGAGGACTCCGTCGCGGGCACGGTGGACTATGTCGGCCAGGCTGGCCGGGTCGCGACCCGGGCCGGTCGCACCCTGCTGTTCACGACGAACCCGCTGCAGCTCGCGCACCACGTCGGTGACGCGCTGTCCGTGGCTCGGCACCCCGTGCGGCTCATGGATGCCCTCACCGGGATCGCCTCGCTCGACAACGAGCTGACCAACTCCTGGCGAGAACTGGCCCGCATGCTCCTGTCCGACGGGTCCGACGCGGCGGCCTGGAGCGGGACGCCGGGTGTCGAGAAGTCGGTCGCCTGGATCGACGGTGTGCCTCTTGACGGACTCAAGAAGGCCGCTCGCGACCACGGTGGCACGCTCAACGACCTGCTCATCGCGGCGGTCTCGCTCGCACTGACCGACTACCTCGCCGGACGTGGTGTGGAGCACGTGCAGGAGCTCTCCTGGATGATGCCCGTCTCGCTGCAACCCATCGACAGCACCCTGCCGCCACGCCTCGGCAACCACTTCGTGGTGGTCATGCTCGCGATGCCGCTGGGGATCCGTGACCCGAGGACCCTCGTGCGTGAGGTGCACGAACGCACCTCACGGCTCAAGCACTCGGCCGAACCTCTCGTGGCCTTCGGCTTCCAGCGCGCGATCGCCGAGACACCGGTCACTGTCGCCCGTCGGCTGACCGACTTCTTCTCGGGGAAGACGATCGGCCAGCTCAGCAACGTCCCCGGCCCACGGGTTCAGCTGAGCATGGGCAGTGCGGGGGTCCGCTCGATCCTGGGCTGGGTGCCCACGACCGGGGACCAGCCTCTCGGCATCTGCCTGTTCAGCTATGCCGGCACGGTCAGCGTGGGCGTCGCCACGGACGCCCGGATGGTCCCGGACCCGTGGCACCTCGTCGAGCTCATCAAGCGACACCTGACCGGTCTGGCCGAACCGGTCGACGCGATCGGAGAGGACGTAACGCGATGA
- a CDS encoding bifunctional adenosylcobinamide kinase/adenosylcobinamide-phosphate guanylyltransferase yields the protein MRILVTGGVRSGKSYHAESLLQSQPTVTYVAPGPDETQEPDPDWARRLAAHRQRRPSTWTTVETVDIAGALARSEDAVLVDCLGTWLTRTIDQQALWEAPADDVTAVVREATRELVAQLDRPQPVVLVTNEVGLGVVPAHRSGRLFRDLLGEVNREVAAVCDEIHLVIAGRVLVL from the coding sequence ATGAGGATCCTGGTGACCGGCGGCGTCCGCTCCGGCAAGTCCTACCATGCCGAGAGCCTGCTGCAGAGCCAGCCGACGGTCACCTATGTGGCTCCTGGACCGGACGAGACGCAGGAGCCGGACCCGGACTGGGCCCGGCGCCTGGCGGCCCACCGGCAGCGGCGCCCGAGCACCTGGACCACGGTGGAGACCGTCGACATCGCGGGGGCACTCGCGCGCAGCGAGGACGCAGTTCTCGTGGACTGTCTCGGCACCTGGCTGACCCGCACGATCGACCAGCAGGCGCTGTGGGAGGCGCCGGCTGACGACGTCACCGCCGTGGTGCGCGAGGCGACCCGTGAGCTTGTCGCGCAGCTGGACCGGCCCCAACCGGTGGTGCTGGTCACCAACGAGGTCGGGCTCGGGGTGGTGCCGGCACACCGGTCTGGCCGCCTCTTCCGTGACCTGCTGGGTGAGGTGAATCGGGAGGTCGCCGCAGTCTGCGACGAGATCCACCTGGTGATCGCGGGCCGGGTGCTCGTCCTGTGA
- a CDS encoding dehydrogenase, translated as MTTPQAESTTSRAGASSRDHTLVVNVTFQGDEWDYDEHVSLGGRDYRLVRVGTSGDAEAAEDHVWRWSLSADAIAVSGIREARAAGHLTGTIDDLRRVRGTTTRVPVRDDSVLADVFQEWAIRRLQAQLPGYLTNARVVVVGDTTRERTVAVLREFTDNIIFDEAHHGLQLPSSAKTDPVTTTAAAAGEVAWRLTPGILKDRVSGPTGWLSHRIAKHAAADADVIIGSFSELVRFGLPDLRGKAVITSAVSQDRLDTLADLGADLVVDTTPQPFDLVVVPALFEAMIAATLPRGREVTTDDAATFIQEAGLQPRLLWPRGERRKSRFAFVIHPLSTEYFKEVGALGAVWSVPGMGRVIEKSVAYLPPFVYSHVTGIVSSTGDEAEGWLITVGGTPKEMLAHPPEFTYSRLLAAAELSRRLGAQIMGLGAFTKVVGDAGVTVARQARLPVTTGNSYSASGALWAAHEAVRRLDLADVDDDGAIRGRAMVVGASGAIGSVCARLLALAADEVWLVSPETAKLLQLKEEIERESPRATIHVATDPSAALADMDVIVTATSAAGHKVLDIMKVKPGCVITDVARPLDLSAEDVALRPDVLVVESGEVELPGDVRMRNIGLPDGVAYACLAETIVLALEGRYESFTVGRNIEWEKVKEIYQLGLRHGMKLATISGVNGPYTDEDFEAVRSAAVLARAAAAEDHILEETP; from the coding sequence ATGACCACCCCACAGGCGGAGAGCACGACCAGCAGGGCCGGCGCGAGCAGTCGGGATCACACCCTCGTCGTCAACGTCACCTTCCAGGGCGACGAGTGGGACTACGACGAGCACGTGTCCCTGGGCGGGCGTGACTACCGGCTCGTGCGGGTGGGGACCAGCGGCGACGCCGAGGCGGCCGAGGACCACGTCTGGCGCTGGTCCCTGAGCGCCGACGCCATCGCGGTGAGCGGCATCAGGGAGGCTCGGGCAGCTGGCCACCTCACCGGCACCATTGATGACCTGCGGCGGGTCAGGGGCACGACCACCCGCGTCCCGGTCCGGGACGACTCCGTCCTGGCCGACGTGTTCCAGGAGTGGGCCATCCGCCGGTTGCAGGCGCAGCTACCGGGCTACCTCACCAACGCCAGGGTCGTCGTTGTCGGGGACACGACCCGGGAGCGCACGGTCGCGGTCCTGCGGGAGTTCACCGACAACATCATCTTCGATGAGGCACATCATGGGCTCCAGCTCCCCAGCTCCGCCAAGACCGACCCGGTCACGACCACGGCCGCCGCGGCCGGTGAGGTGGCCTGGCGACTGACCCCCGGCATACTCAAGGACCGGGTCTCCGGGCCCACCGGCTGGCTGAGCCACCGCATCGCCAAGCACGCTGCAGCCGACGCGGACGTCATCATCGGCTCCTTCTCCGAACTCGTGCGCTTCGGGCTGCCGGACCTGAGGGGCAAGGCCGTCATCACCAGTGCCGTCTCGCAGGACCGGCTGGACACCCTGGCTGACCTGGGCGCGGACCTGGTTGTGGACACCACGCCGCAACCGTTCGACCTCGTCGTCGTGCCGGCCCTGTTCGAGGCCATGATCGCCGCGACCCTGCCACGCGGCCGGGAGGTCACGACCGACGACGCGGCCACGTTCATCCAGGAGGCCGGTCTGCAACCCCGGCTGCTGTGGCCCCGGGGCGAACGGCGCAAGAGCAGGTTCGCGTTCGTCATCCACCCCCTGTCGACGGAGTACTTCAAGGAGGTCGGCGCGCTGGGCGCGGTCTGGAGCGTCCCGGGGATGGGTCGGGTCATCGAGAAGTCGGTGGCCTATCTGCCGCCCTTCGTCTACAGCCACGTGACCGGCATCGTCTCTTCAACCGGCGACGAGGCCGAGGGGTGGCTCATCACCGTGGGCGGCACTCCCAAGGAGATGCTCGCCCACCCGCCGGAGTTCACCTACTCCCGGCTGCTCGCCGCCGCTGAGCTCTCCCGCCGGCTCGGTGCCCAGATCATGGGGTTGGGGGCCTTCACCAAGGTCGTCGGCGACGCCGGGGTGACGGTGGCCAGGCAGGCGAGGCTCCCGGTGACGACGGGCAACAGCTACAGCGCCTCTGGAGCCCTGTGGGCGGCGCACGAGGCGGTGCGACGGCTCGACCTCGCCGACGTCGACGACGACGGCGCCATCCGCGGCAGGGCCATGGTCGTGGGCGCGTCGGGCGCTATCGGGTCGGTCTGCGCGCGACTGCTCGCGCTCGCCGCCGACGAGGTCTGGCTCGTCTCGCCCGAGACGGCCAAGCTGCTGCAGCTCAAGGAGGAGATCGAGCGCGAGAGCCCTCGGGCGACCATCCACGTCGCGACCGACCCGTCAGCGGCTCTGGCAGACATGGACGTCATCGTCACCGCGACCTCGGCGGCCGGGCACAAGGTGCTCGACATCATGAAGGTCAAGCCCGGCTGTGTCATCACTGACGTGGCGCGACCGCTGGACCTCTCGGCCGAGGACGTCGCCCTGCGCCCCGACGTCCTCGTGGTCGAGTCCGGTGAGGTGGAGCTGCCCGGCGACGTGCGGATGCGCAACATCGGGCTCCCGGACGGGGTCGCCTATGCCTGCCTCGCCGAGACGATCGTGCTCGCTCTCGAGGGCCGCTACGAGAGCTTCACTGTCGGCCGGAACATCGAGTGGGAGAAGGTCAAGGAGATCTATCAGCTCGGGTTGAGGCACGGCATGAAACTGGCCACCATCTCCGGTGTCAACGGGCCCTACACCGACGAGGACTTCGAGGCGGTGCGGTCCGCGGCCGTTCTTGCCCGCGCCGCAGCCGCCGAGGATCACATCCTGGAGGAGACACCATGA
- a CDS encoding SDR family NAD(P)-dependent oxidoreductase translates to MRSVKGKHVLVTGAAMGMGRLFAERAIAEEAAAVVLWDINEKALNHTLGELADGPCAVTGYVVDISDPDEVAATAADVLDDLGHLDVLVNNAGIVRGNAYFWETDPERDTRATIAVNTLAPMFVAHAFLGSMIGAPGETRLLNISSAAGFTPNPRMSVYAASKWALTGWSDSVRLELKQAGHDHVRVTTVCPYYVRTGMFDGARSAPLLPILDPDEVVDEAWTGMLVGSPFVVLPRTVLLSEMLKGVLPVGVRDFIADHVIGVYRTMEDFTGRAVPED, encoded by the coding sequence ATGAGGTCAGTCAAGGGCAAGCACGTCCTGGTCACCGGGGCCGCGATGGGGATGGGCCGGCTCTTCGCCGAGCGGGCCATCGCCGAGGAGGCAGCCGCCGTCGTCCTCTGGGACATCAACGAGAAGGCGCTCAACCACACCCTGGGCGAGCTCGCCGACGGCCCGTGCGCCGTGACCGGCTATGTCGTGGACATCAGCGACCCGGACGAGGTCGCGGCGACGGCGGCCGACGTCCTCGACGACCTCGGCCATTTGGACGTCCTGGTCAACAACGCGGGGATCGTGCGCGGCAACGCCTACTTCTGGGAGACCGACCCGGAGCGCGACACCCGGGCGACGATCGCGGTCAACACGCTGGCCCCGATGTTTGTCGCCCACGCCTTCCTCGGGAGCATGATCGGGGCGCCCGGCGAGACCCGTCTGCTCAACATCTCCTCGGCCGCCGGGTTCACACCCAACCCGCGCATGTCCGTCTATGCCGCCTCGAAGTGGGCGCTCACCGGCTGGTCGGACTCGGTGCGGCTTGAGCTCAAGCAGGCGGGGCACGACCACGTCAGGGTGACCACGGTGTGTCCCTACTATGTCCGGACCGGGATGTTCGACGGGGCGAGGTCCGCCCCGCTCCTGCCGATCCTCGACCCCGACGAGGTCGTGGACGAGGCCTGGACCGGGATGCTCGTCGGCAGCCCGTTCGTGGTCCTGCCCCGGACCGTGCTGCTCAGCGAGATGCTCAAGGGCGTGCTCCCGGTCGGTGTGCGCGACTTCATCGCCGACCATGTCATCGGCGTCTATCGCACGATGGAGGACTTCACCGGGCGCGCAGTGCCGGAGGACTGA
- a CDS encoding 2'-5' RNA ligase family protein, which translates to MRTTPSPDSPSVGHVDHGHTVLAVPVPALDDFVRQRTVLYDEAYLAEDPHFGQAHVTVLGPWVREPRAEDLAMIARIAAAAEPFDYLLAATGVFPNGIIHLVPDPAAPFQALTKQAWDAFPDHPPYAGAFAGVTPHLTLDAVGPGVDEAHVRDLLGDRIPVTCRADRVQLQWWQAGHCHVKGAWPLGGATTGDRS; encoded by the coding sequence GTGCGCACCACCCCGAGTCCCGACAGCCCGTCTGTCGGGCACGTGGACCACGGCCACACCGTCCTGGCGGTCCCGGTGCCAGCCCTCGACGACTTCGTCCGCCAGCGGACGGTGCTGTATGACGAGGCCTACCTGGCCGAGGACCCGCACTTCGGGCAGGCGCACGTGACGGTGCTCGGGCCCTGGGTGCGCGAGCCTCGCGCAGAGGACCTGGCCATGATCGCCCGCATCGCGGCCGCAGCCGAGCCGTTCGACTACCTGCTGGCCGCGACCGGGGTGTTCCCCAACGGCATCATCCACCTGGTCCCCGACCCTGCCGCGCCGTTCCAGGCACTCACCAAACAAGCGTGGGATGCTTTCCCGGACCATCCGCCATACGCCGGTGCCTTTGCCGGAGTGACGCCACACCTCACCCTCGACGCGGTCGGGCCGGGTGTCGATGAGGCGCACGTGCGTGACCTGCTCGGCGATCGCATCCCCGTCACCTGTCGCGCGGACCGGGTGCAGCTGCAGTGGTGGCAGGCTGGGCACTGCCACGTCAAGGGCGCGTGGCCACTCGGTGGCGCGACGACAGGAGACAGGTCATGA
- a CDS encoding GNAT family N-acetyltransferase — protein sequence MSGPSPLVIRPANEAGCEDLQQVFGTRGQAARCQCQRYRLRPRETFATQPVEERIARLQDQTGCGDPCASETSGLVAYLDAEPVGWCAVAPRPHLPGLRHSQVPWQGRDEDREDATVWAITCVFARAHFRRQGISRALILEAAQFARSRGAAAVEAYPMTRAAISEELHVGTLTSFLEAGFTELGRPTARRAVVRLDFPSLSSRHA from the coding sequence ATGTCCGGGCCATCCCCTCTCGTGATCCGTCCCGCCAACGAGGCCGGTTGCGAGGACCTGCAGCAGGTCTTTGGCACGCGCGGTCAGGCGGCCCGGTGCCAGTGCCAGCGCTACCGGCTCCGGCCGCGGGAGACCTTCGCCACGCAGCCCGTGGAGGAGCGGATCGCACGGTTGCAGGACCAGACCGGCTGCGGTGACCCATGCGCCAGCGAGACCAGCGGACTCGTCGCCTATCTGGACGCGGAGCCGGTCGGGTGGTGCGCGGTGGCGCCCCGGCCGCACCTCCCCGGCCTGCGACACAGCCAGGTGCCGTGGCAGGGGCGGGACGAGGACCGCGAGGACGCGACGGTCTGGGCGATCACCTGCGTGTTCGCGCGGGCCCACTTCCGCAGGCAGGGCATCAGCAGGGCGCTCATCCTGGAGGCGGCGCAGTTCGCCCGCAGCCGCGGGGCCGCTGCGGTGGAGGCCTATCCGATGACCAGGGCCGCGATCTCCGAGGAGCTGCACGTGGGGACCCTCACCAGCTTCCTGGAGGCCGGGTTCACCGAGCTCGGCCGCCCCACCGCGCGCCGGGCGGTCGTGCGGCTCGACTTCCCTTCCCTATCCTCGAGGCATGCCTGA